Proteins from one Bos indicus x Bos taurus breed Angus x Brahman F1 hybrid chromosome 19, Bos_hybrid_MaternalHap_v2.0, whole genome shotgun sequence genomic window:
- the LOC113878288 gene encoding serotonin N-acetyltransferase, with translation MSTPSIHCLKPSPLHLPSGIPGSPGRQRRHTLPANEFRCLTPEDAAGVFEIEREAFISVSGNCPLNLDEVQHFLTLCPELSLGWFVEGRLVAFIIGSLWDEERLTQESLTLHRPGGHTAHLHALAVHRSFRQQGKGSVLLWRYLQHAGGQPAVRRAVLMCEDALVPFYQRFGFHPAGPCAVVVGSLTFTEMHCSLRGHAALRRNSDR, from the exons ATGTCCACGCCGAGCATCCACTGCCTGAAACCCTCGCCTCTGCACCTGCCGTCTGGGATCCCAGGGTCCCCAGGCCGCCAGCGGCGCCACACACTCCCCGCCAACGAGTTCCGCTGCCTCACCCCAGAGGACGCTGCCGGCGTGTTTGAGATTGAGCGAGAGG CCTTCATCTCTGTCTCTGGCAACTGCCCCCTGAATCTGGACGAGGTCCAGCACTTCCTGACCCTGTGTCCCGAGCTGTCCCTGGGCTGGTTCGTGGAGGGCCGCCTCGTGGCCTTCATCATCGGCTCCCTGTGGGACGAGGAGAGACTTACTCAG GAGTCGCTGACGCTGCACAGGCCCGGGGGCCACACCGCCCACCTGCACGCGCTGGCCGTGCACCGCAGCTTCCGGCAGCAGGGCAAGGGCTCCGTGCTGCTGTGGCGCTACCTGCAGCACGCGGGCGGCCAGCCGGCCGTGCGCCGGGCCGTGCTCATGTGCGAGGACGCGCTGGTGCCCTTCTACCAGAGGTTCGGCTTCCATCCCGCGGGCCCGTGTGCCGTCGTCGTGGGCTCACTGACCTTCACGGAGATGCACTGCTCCCTGCGGGGCCACGCCGCCCTGCGCCGGAACAGTGACCGCTGA